A genomic region of Devosia ginsengisoli contains the following coding sequences:
- a CDS encoding ABC transporter ATP-binding protein — MNMAQAAAAVAEKWPVVAIRDLHKSFGKLEVLKGISFAASEGEVVSLIGSSGSGKSTMLRCINMLEVPDSGSVAIDGEEIKLHGAGPHRQIADEGQIRRIRSELGMVFQSFNLWAHLTILENVMEAPLIVQKRAHGEVREEALAMLAKVGISEKADAYPAQLSGGQQQRAAIARALCINPRVMLFDEPTSALDPELEVEVLRVIKVLADEGRTMILVTHDMEFARSVSDRVIFLHQGMIEEEGTPEQVFGATKSTRLKQFLNAASHE; from the coding sequence ATGAATATGGCGCAAGCTGCTGCCGCCGTCGCGGAGAAGTGGCCTGTCGTGGCGATCCGCGACTTGCACAAATCGTTCGGCAAGCTGGAAGTGCTCAAGGGTATTTCATTTGCCGCAAGCGAGGGCGAAGTCGTCTCGCTGATCGGCTCCTCGGGCTCGGGCAAGTCGACCATGCTGCGCTGCATCAACATGCTCGAAGTGCCCGATAGCGGTTCGGTCGCCATCGATGGCGAGGAGATCAAGCTGCACGGCGCGGGGCCACACCGCCAGATTGCCGATGAAGGCCAGATCCGCCGCATTCGCTCCGAGCTGGGCATGGTGTTCCAGAGCTTCAACCTCTGGGCCCATCTCACCATCCTCGAAAACGTCATGGAGGCGCCGCTCATCGTACAGAAGCGCGCCCATGGCGAAGTGCGGGAAGAAGCGCTCGCCATGCTGGCCAAGGTCGGCATCAGCGAAAAGGCCGATGCCTACCCCGCCCAGCTTTCCGGCGGCCAGCAGCAGCGCGCCGCCATTGCCCGCGCCCTCTGCATCAATCCGCGCGTCATGCTGTTCGACGAGCCAACCTCGGCGCTCGACCCCGAACTCGAAGTCGAGGTGCTGCGCGTCATCAAGGTGCTGGCCGATGAAGGCCGAACCATGATCCTGGTCACCCATGACATGGAATTTGCCCGCTCGGTCAGCGACCGCGTCATCTTCCTGCATCAGGGCATGATCGAGGAAGAAGGCACGCCCGAACAGGTCTTCGGCGCCACGAAATCCACGCGCCTCAAGCAATTCCTCAACGCCGCCAGCCACGAATGA